A single window of Cataglyphis hispanica isolate Lineage 1 chromosome 2, ULB_Chis1_1.0, whole genome shotgun sequence DNA harbors:
- the LOC126856937 gene encoding pyrokinin-1 receptor-like, translating into MFNKYDINEIHTYLENPFPRIPMNIVTTNPTKMNIIIPIISEPVRNIMDFTLLVAGTSLNALLGFIIASNSSMYTSANCYIISLALSNLTILLEPLQQMFRWIFDIDLMMNLDYIFLVSFGASILTIIILNIEVYVVICQKNWHFRKSLVKISTAVKGILFIWIMCVMVTAMELNLYDHYEKEVVYDIYVSSTVMFLIFPCFIFIILDFFILYDLIISKLIIGTWPSKDIECFVLLVGITIGFFLTMIPYRVVRAIALLTSATSCCSDTTIEIVYTMVKIYPMILPIICFIACKEYRQALGVMQHITKEH; encoded by the exons ATGTTTaacaaatatgatataaatgaaattcacACATATCTAGAGAATCCATTTCCGCGTATTCCAATGAATATTGTAACGACAAATCCTACCAAAATGAACATCATTATACCAATCATATCCGAGCCTGTGCGCAATATCATGGATTTTACGCTGCTAGTGGCAGGTACTAGCTTAAATGCTTTACTAGGTTTCATTATTGCATCAAATTCTTCCATGTACACCTCTGCGAACTGCTATATAATAAGCTTGGCGTTATCAAATTTGACAATCCTACTCGAACCGCTTCAGCAAATGTTTCGCTGGATTTTCGATATAGATTTGATGATGAATCTCGACTACATATTTTTGGTGAGCTTCGGCGCATCCATcctaacaattataatattaaatatcgaagTTTACGTTGtcatttgtcaaaaaaattggCACTTTCGCAAATCACTCGTAAAAATTTCAACAGCTGTAAAAGGCATATTATTCATATGGATAATGTGCGTTATGGTGACAGCTATGGAACTAAACCTCTACGATCATTATGAGAAAGAAGTTGTATACGACATTTATGTGTCATCCACcgttatgtttttaatattcccttgttttatttttattatacttgacTTCTTCATTTTGTACGacttaataatatcaaaattaataatcggaACATGGCCAAGCAAAGATATCGAATGTTTCGTTCTTTTAG TTGGTATTACTATTGGATTTTTTCTAACTATGATACCATATCGGGTGGTGAGAGCTATTGCTCTTTTAACATCGGCAACGTCTTGCTGTAGCGATACGACGATAGAGATAGTTTATACGATGGTTAAAATATATCCGATGATCCTGCCAATAATATGTTTCATAGCATGTAAAGAATATCGTCAAGCACTTGGAGTAATGCAACATATTACTAAAGAGCattga